Proteins encoded together in one Lathyrus oleraceus cultivar Zhongwan6 chromosome 5, CAAS_Psat_ZW6_1.0, whole genome shotgun sequence window:
- the LOC127078462 gene encoding uncharacterized protein LOC127078462: MEGSSSSNIMDNQRLPQHENVTNVSLPPAEYEVPNPHGDDLTLDRETRIRLLNRGYSKKYRQRKNCDIENLEDKQNTLSETIRKEIPMSKVYTNFNSVFKTEVNTSEETLSQVNSNDEVLNVEMNMVINKLEQVKLSKKATEVEFDKKKKFLGK; this comes from the exons ATGGAAGGATCGTCAAGCTCTAACATAATGGATAATCAAAGGTTGCCACAACATGAAAATGTGACTAATGTCTCTTTGCCTCCTGCTGAATATGAAGTCCCAAATCCTCATGGAGATGATCTAACTCTAGATCGTGAGACTAGAAT ACGTTTACTAAATCGAGGATACTCCAAAAAGTATAGGCAGAGAAAGAATTGTGACATTGAAAATCTGGAAGACAAACAAAATACACTATCT GAAACAATACGTAAAGAAATTCCAATGTCTAAGGTTTACACAAACTTTAATTCTGTTTTTAAGACTGAAGTTAACACATCGGAAGAAACATTATCTCAAGTCAATTCAAATGATGAGGTTCTAAATG TTGAGATGAATATGGTGATCAATAAATTGGAGCAGGTGAAATTATCCAAAAAAGCAACTGAAGTAGAGTTTGATAAGAAGAAGAAATTCTTAGGAAAATGA